Genomic segment of Calditrichota bacterium:
CATGACCTGTGTGGTGCGTGGCACCAGCAAGATTCTTGAGGACCTGCCCCGCTACGAGAAAGTTCTCAGCCGGGCCAAACGCTATTGACCCCTGTTTCATCCCTCTAAAGCGATTGGAAACTGATGCGGCGTCGTCTACCCACTCTTTTGCCACCGCGCGAGTACACCATCCTGGCGCTGCTGGTGTTCTTGGCCGTGGCCTTGACCACCTCCAGCACCCGCACGTCCATGGATGGCCCCCGTTTGGCGGTACTGGCCATTGTGGCCAAGGCCGCGCGACCCGTGGCGGCCATAGAGCAGTGGGTAAAGCTTGGCAGAGAAAACACCGAGTTGCGGCGCATCAACGCGCAGTTGGTGCTGGACAATGCCATTCTTGCCGAGGCCAGGGCCGAGAACGAAAGGCTGCGAGCCCTGCTGGGATTCACCACTCAAGCGCCGCTCGATTATGTGCCGGCGCGGGTGATCGGCACCTCCACGCAGGGCTTTGTCAACTGCGTTATCCTGGACGTAGGCAGTGGCAAGGGGCTGCGCAAGAACATGCCGGTGGTCTGCGCCGAAGGCCTGGTTGGCAAGCTGTACACTGTTGGGCGCGACCAGTCGTTGGCTCAGTTGCTCACCGACCGCAACGCACGGGTGAGCGCCCGGGTGCAGCGCAGCCGGGTGACCGGCATCGTGCGCAGTGTCCATGCGAACTTGTTCCTCCTGGAGCAAGTGCCCAAACGGGCTGACGTCCGCGTGGGGGACGTGGTTGTCACTTCTGGGCTGACTCCCATGTTCCCCGCGGGGTTGAAAATCGGCACGGTCAGTGCCGTCTCCGAGGAGGCCCCTGGCCTCTTCATGACCATCTCCTTGCTTCCTGCTGCCGATTTCAGCCGTCTGGAGGAACTGCTGGTCGTCCGTTCTCCTGCCGAAGCGAGCCAAGCGCTGAAGCCATGAGATATCTGTCCTACATCGTGCTTCTCCTTGCAGGCGTGGTGCTCCAGGTCGGAGTACTCCGTTTCGCCAGTGTCATGGGCGTTGCCCCGGACCTGCTTCTGCTGGCGACCGTCGTGGTGGGGTTGCGCAGCGGACAGGTTCCCGGGATGGTCTTCGGCTTTCTCGCCGGCTTGGCGATCGACCTGGTCACCGCCACGCTGGTGGGGCCCTCTGCTCTGAGCAATACGATCGTGGGCTTCATCGCCGGCCTGTGGCATGGCTACACCGTAAGTCTTCGCAGGAACGCCTCTCTCCTGGTGCTGCTCGTGTGTGTGTCGGTGCATGAGCTCATCATGGCAATTGTGCAGGCGCTCGCGCCCGGGACCCACTTGGGCTTTGTGCTCCTCCGGTGGACGCTGCCGCGCGCCGTTTACAGCTTAGCTCTGGGCATGCTGGTGTTCGTACTGCTTCCACAGAAGGTCTGGCGAGCGCGCTCGACAAGTCTGTTCGGGGGGCGTGTGTAGATGCAGGCAGCGAATGTCGAGCACAACCGTTTTCTGTTCAAAGTCGGGCTCTACGTCGCGTTCGGCGTGATCGCGCTGCGGCTCTTCCAGCTCCAGGTGCTGTCGGCAGAACGCTACACGCGCGAGGCCGAACGCAACCGCATTCGCGCCGTTCCCTTGGAGGCCACCCGCGGCGTAATTTACGACGTGAACGGCACCGTCCTCGTAGAGAACCGCCCAGCATACTCGGTTTCAGTGATCCCTTATGAGGTAACCGGCCGCGACTCCGTGCTCGCACTGCTCGGGGAGATCCTTGGCCTGTCACGTGAAGAGCTTGTCACACGCATCCAACGCAACAAGTGGGGCACGTTTACTCCCACCAAAGTCAGCCACCACATCAGCGACCTGGCCTTGGCCCGCCTCGAGGAACACCGTTTGGACCTCCCGGGGGTGATCTTCGAAGTGGAGCCCCGGCGTGCCTACCCGCTTGGTCCGTTGGCGCCCCATGCGTTTGGCTATTTGGGAGAAATCTCTCCCGCTGAATTGACCACGTTGCGCGATGCAGGCTACCAGATGGGTGACCTGCTTGGCAAGAAGGGGCTGGAAAAGCAGTATGAACCTCTTTTGCGCGGGCAAAAAGGCTATCTCTACCTGGAAGTGGACGCCGTCGGACGCGAGATCCGCGCCTTGGACAAGCCTGCGCCTACGCCGCCACGTGAGGGTCAGAGCCTTCTCACCGGTCTGGACGCGGATATGCAAGCTCGCTTGGTCGAGGCCATGGCGGGCAAAAAGGGTGGCGCCGTTTTCTTGAATTGCCGCAACGGCGAGGTGCTTGCCATCGCCAGCTTCCCAGGCTTTGATTTGGAGGCGCTATCCGGCATGCTCAGCCCCCAGGCCTGGACAGCTGTGCTCAACGACCCGGACAAGCCGCTGTTTGACCGTGTGATTCAAGGAGCCTTTCCGGCGGGGTCCACCTTCAAGCTGGTCATCGCCGCTGCCGCCCTGGAAAGCGGCGCGCTCACCAAGGACTTTTCCGTGACCTGCGGTGGTTTCACCCGCCTGGGCACCCACACTTTCGACTGCTGGAAGAAGCAGGGACACGGCCGCCTGCAGATGATCGAGGCGATTGAGCGGTCATGCAACGTCTACTTCTACAACGTCGGCCTGCATGTGGACATCGATACCTGGGCGCGCTGTGCAAAAAACTTTGGATTTGGCCAGCCCACAGGGATCGATCTGCCTAATGAGAGCCCTGGCAATCTGCCCGATCGGGCGTTCCTCGATGCCCGCTACGGCAAAGATGCCTGGACGCGTGGCATGATGCTGAACCTGGCTGTGGGGCAAGGCGACCTGTTGGTGACACCTCTACAAATGGCGCAACTGGCCATGGCCATCGCCAACGAAGGGGTCTATTATCGGCCTCATCTGGTGCGAGGCACAGTGGAACCGGCTAACCGCAGTGTCAAGTGGGTGAACGTAGAGCAACACCACGTCGAGGGGGTGTCGCCGGAAACTTACGCCGTCCTCAAGCAAGGCATGTGGCGTGTGGTCCAGGGCGAAAGAGGCACTGGAGCTGCATGCCGCCTGCCCAACGTAGAGGTGGCGGGCAAGACGGGTACCGCCCAGAATCCGCACGGCGAAGACCATGCGTGGTTCATCGGCTTTGCGCCGTTTTCCAGTCCGGAGGTGGCCTTTGCCGTCTTTGTGGAGAACGGCGGCAAAGGCGGCGCGGTTGCCGCCCCAGTTGCCAGGAGGGTGCTGGAAGTCTATTTCCAGAAGCACTCGCCGCAAGCACCGCCAATTGCTGCCCGCGTGGTGGAGGAGGACCGGTAGCTCATGGTCAGCCGCCTGGACACACCCATACTCGCGTGCATGGTGCTGCTGATGGCCATCGGCCTGCTCGCCATCTACAGCGCCACCGCCCACCACGAATCGCCCTTTTTGCGGGGCAGCCTCACCCGGCAGGCGATCTGGGCGGTGAGCGGCCTGGTGGTCGCCGGCATCGCGACGATAGTCCCATTTCGCACGATCGAGCGGTTTGCCTACGTCCTCTATGGCGCCGTCCTGGTCATGCTGGTGGCGGTTCTTTTCGTCGGAAAGGGGGCAAATGCCCGTTGGTTCGCCCTTGGTCCGGCGCGCCTGCAGCCTGCAGAATTTGCCAAGGTCGGCGTCGTCATAGCGCTGGCCCGCTTCCTCACCGGCCGCCGTACCGACGTCAATAGCGCCAAGGACATCTTGACTGCCGCGGCGATCGTGGCAGTGCCAACTCTCCTGGTGCTGAAACAACCAGACCTTGGCACCGCTTTGGTGTTCTTGGGGTCACTGCTCCCCCTTCTCTACTGGGCTGGGCTCAGAGGGTTCACTCTTTTCCTCATTGTGGCTCCGGCCGTCACTGCCTTAGCCTCGTTCAAGTTCATGACTTTCTTCCTGGCAATGCTCGGGCTGGCAGCTTTGCTCTACTTTTCCCGCCGAGGTCGCCGCGTGCTTGTCTTCAACCTGCTTCTTAACCTGGGCGTGGGCGTGTTGGCGCCGGCGCTCTACAACAGGTTGGCGCCCTATCAGCAGAATCGCATCCTCGCCTTTCTTGGCCTCAAAACAGACCCGCATGGGGTAAGCTACCAGGTCATCCAGTCGAAGGTAGCAATTGGCTCTGGTGGTCTTTTCGGCAAAGGGTTTATGCAAGGTTCCCAGACGCAGCTCCGCTTTCTGCCTGAGCAACATACCGACTTTATCTTCTCCGTCATCGGCGAGGAGTTTGGCTTCGTAGGGTCGCTGTTCGTGTTGACCTTGTTCTTCGTGTTGCTGTTCCGAGCGCTGCGTATCGCCGCCACGGCCAGAAACCAGTTCACCAGCCTGGTAGTAGCAGGCGCCGTGACGGTCATCGCGCTCCATGTCGTCATCAACATCGGGGTAACCTTGGGCATAATGCCGGTTACCGGCTTGCCGTTGCCCTTCGTGAGCTATGGTGGCTCATCGCTCTGGACGTTCGCCATTTTGGTGGGTTTCATGTTGAACGGCTCGCTCCATCGCCTGGATTATTGACCAAGCAGGGAGTCAACCATGCATCCAGTTCTCTTCAAACTCGGCCCGTTGGAGATTCACGCGTACGGCCTCATGTTGGCCATTTCGTTTGTGCTGGGCATTCTGTTGGCTGCCCGGCGCGCCAAGCGACTGGGCATCGACCCCAACCGCATCATGGACCTCGGCGTGCTGGT
This window contains:
- the mreC gene encoding rod shape-determining protein MreC, with product MRRRLPTLLPPREYTILALLVFLAVALTTSSTRTSMDGPRLAVLAIVAKAARPVAAIEQWVKLGRENTELRRINAQLVLDNAILAEARAENERLRALLGFTTQAPLDYVPARVIGTSTQGFVNCVILDVGSGKGLRKNMPVVCAEGLVGKLYTVGRDQSLAQLLTDRNARVSARVQRSRVTGIVRSVHANLFLLEQVPKRADVRVGDVVVTSGLTPMFPAGLKIGTVSAVSEEAPGLFMTISLLPAADFSRLEELLVVRSPAEASQALKP
- the rodA gene encoding rod shape-determining protein RodA, whose translation is MVSRLDTPILACMVLLMAIGLLAIYSATAHHESPFLRGSLTRQAIWAVSGLVVAGIATIVPFRTIERFAYVLYGAVLVMLVAVLFVGKGANARWFALGPARLQPAEFAKVGVVIALARFLTGRRTDVNSAKDILTAAAIVAVPTLLVLKQPDLGTALVFLGSLLPLLYWAGLRGFTLFLIVAPAVTALASFKFMTFFLAMLGLAALLYFSRRGRRVLVFNLLLNLGVGVLAPALYNRLAPYQQNRILAFLGLKTDPHGVSYQVIQSKVAIGSGGLFGKGFMQGSQTQLRFLPEQHTDFIFSVIGEEFGFVGSLFVLTLFFVLLFRALRIAATARNQFTSLVVAGAVTVIALHVVINIGVTLGIMPVTGLPLPFVSYGGSSLWTFAILVGFMLNGSLHRLDY
- the mreD gene encoding rod shape-determining protein MreD → MRYLSYIVLLLAGVVLQVGVLRFASVMGVAPDLLLLATVVVGLRSGQVPGMVFGFLAGLAIDLVTATLVGPSALSNTIVGFIAGLWHGYTVSLRRNASLLVLLVCVSVHELIMAIVQALAPGTHLGFVLLRWTLPRAVYSLALGMLVFVLLPQKVWRARSTSLFGGRV
- the mrdA gene encoding penicillin-binding protein 2; translated protein: MQAANVEHNRFLFKVGLYVAFGVIALRLFQLQVLSAERYTREAERNRIRAVPLEATRGVIYDVNGTVLVENRPAYSVSVIPYEVTGRDSVLALLGEILGLSREELVTRIQRNKWGTFTPTKVSHHISDLALARLEEHRLDLPGVIFEVEPRRAYPLGPLAPHAFGYLGEISPAELTTLRDAGYQMGDLLGKKGLEKQYEPLLRGQKGYLYLEVDAVGREIRALDKPAPTPPREGQSLLTGLDADMQARLVEAMAGKKGGAVFLNCRNGEVLAIASFPGFDLEALSGMLSPQAWTAVLNDPDKPLFDRVIQGAFPAGSTFKLVIAAAALESGALTKDFSVTCGGFTRLGTHTFDCWKKQGHGRLQMIEAIERSCNVYFYNVGLHVDIDTWARCAKNFGFGQPTGIDLPNESPGNLPDRAFLDARYGKDAWTRGMMLNLAVGQGDLLVTPLQMAQLAMAIANEGVYYRPHLVRGTVEPANRSVKWVNVEQHHVEGVSPETYAVLKQGMWRVVQGERGTGAACRLPNVEVAGKTGTAQNPHGEDHAWFIGFAPFSSPEVAFAVFVENGGKGGAVAAPVARRVLEVYFQKHSPQAPPIAARVVEEDR